The window GTTCAATCGGTAATGAATCAATCCCATGGCCGCATAGGCAAAGGGAAGATAGCTTGATTTAGGATAGGCCACCATGGCGTCCTGAAACATGCGTTCTGCCGCTAAAAGTCCCGCAGGCTCATTGTTTTGAACACCCATAAAATTAACATAGGCCCTTAAGTAGTAGACCTGTTCCAGGCAGAAAGGATTTTCTTCAAACAAGTACTGATCGAGAATCGCGCTTGCTTCTTTGTATAATTGTTTTTTAACCAGAATCATCGCATTTTCAACAGCATTGGCCTGACAACCCTGCAACGGGTCCTCGCCCCGGTACATATCACTGATATCTCCTTTAAATCGGCTGGCCTGACGAATTTGGGGGGTATGCAGAGGCGGTTCCTTAATTTTTGCATTGGCTTTGGCCAGGCCGGTATCCTTTTTTTCCACAGGATTCGGGGAGGGCTGTGTAACGGTTTGATTTTTTAATGGTTCAGGTGCCCGATCCAAAAGCGGTTGTGAAGGTTTGGAAACAACGGGGGCAACGGCTGCCGGAATAGACGGTTTTTGTGTCGTCGCCACATGGGGAACGGGAAGAGATTTTGGTAAGGCAGGAGCAGCCGCTTTCCCGGCTTTATTTAAAACGACGGTCAATTGCTTGGTGGAATCATTGAAGGCGGATTCAAGATGTGCTTCACTGGCATATTTGCCCGTCACCATAAGGGCGACTACGTTTCCTTCAAGGGATTCCACATGAACGGATTCAAGGCTTGGGGTATCTTTTCCTCCAATGACAAGCCCTTTGGAAAGGGTGGCATTCTTGATGGCCACCAGGACTTCCCGTTCGCCGACACGGATAACCTTTACGGGGGCTTTTCCGGTCATGTCAACCGTTACCGAAAATGGATTGTCCTTGATTTGAATTGCCTTGACAACAGAGGATTCGGCCATAGCCATCCCTGTGGGAATGAACATGCAGAAAAATGCAGCCCAGGCCGCCGATAACACCTTCATATATGTGGGGATTAATTCTCTCATGACATATTTTTCCAAATGGGTTCATGGTTGGAGAATCAAAATGCAAATAATGTGCCATGTCAGCAAGCAAACAGGGTGTCAGATTGAATGGTCTTTAAAATGCAACACATGCAAATGACTTCACAATCTGTGTCTGGACTGGGTGTGGGGATTTCCGGCGGCAGGTGTCAAAAAACCGGCATTTCATTTTCCGGTTCAATATCCATCTTTTTTATTTTCTCAACCAGGGTGGTACGGTTCATTTTTAACATTTCAGCGGCTTTGGCCTTTACCCAGCCAGTCTCATTCAAAGCATGGACAATTAAAGACTTTTGATATAATTCCACGGCCTCATTAAAGCCGATATTATTTTTGAACACCTGGGCCACGCCAGCCGGTGTCACATCTGTACCGGTACCAGTAATACAGTCAGGTAGATCCGAGATGCTGATAGTGTCCTCTTCCACAAGAACCGACAGTCGTTCCACCAGGTTTTCCAACTCCCGGATATTTCCAGGCCATTCATAGGTCCCAAGCACCTGCTTCACCAAATCAGGAAAAATTTTGGGTATGTATTCGGAATTGCGCCGTGCAAGACTCGACTGGAAATGTTCAACCAGAGGCATAATATCCTCCGGGCGCTCCCGCAGGGGGGAAATTTTGATGGGAATCACGTTCAGGCGGTAATATAGGTCTTCTCTGAATTCGCTGTTTTCTATGGCAACGGTTAAATTTTTGTTGGTGGCGGAAATTACCCTTATATCCACCTCTATGGTCTGGGTGCCGCCCACCCGCTCGAACCGTCTCTCCTGCAAAGCACGTAAAAGTTTTACCTGGAGATCAGGGCTCATGTCTCCGATTTCATCAAGAAAAATTGTGCCTTTATCTGCAATTTCAAAGCGCCCGGTCCTGGACCTGTGGGCACCGGTGAACGCTCCTTTTTCATGGCCGAACAATTCACTTTCGAGAAGCTCGCTGGGAATAGCTCCACAATTGATAACCACCATGGGGCCGTCTTTTCTTGCCGAATTTTTATGGATGGCCCGGGCAATGAGTTCCTTGCCGGTACCGCTTTCTCCTGTGATGAGCACCGACGAATCAGAACGCGCAACTTTACGCACCCGGTCAAGCACGGCCATTAGGCTCTTGCTCACGCCGGCGATGCCGCTGCGATCAAATCCCGTTATCTCTTTGAACGGGGCGTCAACAGTTTGTGTCCTTTTGGGGGCTGTTGCTTGGGCCATGGGACCTGACTCACTTAAGGATCTTTGCCAGTTTGTCTGAAATGGCCTCAGCTGTAAACGGCTTGACCACGTAATTGGAGACACCCGCTTGAACGGCTTCTATGACGTTTTGTTTCTGGGCTTCTGCCGTAACCATCAGAAAAGGTGCTTTTTTGTATTGAGTGCTGGCTCTTACTTTTTTCAGCAGTTCAAGACCCGTCATCTTGGGCATGTTCCAGTCGGAAATAATCAGATCAATCTCCTGCCTTTCAAGGATCTCCCACGCCGTTGTACCATCATCGGCCTCCACCAGATTTTTAAAACCAAGCTGTTTTAATATATTCTTCAGAATACGGCGCATGGTTGCAAAATCGTCAACAATCAAAACCTTGATGGATGTGTCCATTGGCACATTTTCCTCCTTAATTGGATTGAAACCCATCTACTATCTATCAAAACATACCTCAATTGTAAAATTTCCACCGTCAGTTTGAAAAGGTATTGCGATTTTTGGGCCGTCCCCATAGTGCCTGATGGAATGTTTTTTTCCTGTGACCACTGTTGGGATGGCGGCCTTGAACACCTTGCCAATTTCATCGAGTTCCCGCCGGGCCTGTCCGGAGATCATATTGGTCAATTCACCCACGGCATCGGCGATATCTTCATTGAGCTCTTCCATCTTTTCTCCAAACATGTTGGAAACAATCGTTAGAATACATTGTTCTTCAAAGGTCACGGCAATGGTTCCCTGGGCGACTCCGGTCAGTCCTATGACGCCGGTTACATCACCCACGGCGATATTATCTTTTTTTACATAGGGTTTACCTGCTGTTATTGCAACAAAAGCCATTGTTTCCAAGACGTTAATGGTTGCGTTGATGAAGGGGTTTATAAGTGTTACATCCAAGATCAAACACCTCCGGCTGTTTTTTTACCGATGCCCAGATACTGCAGGGACAATTAATCACTGTTTTTAGTATTATACAAAACTAACGTTTTCAGATGGGTATATGTATCTACGTCCATTGACTCAAAGGCTACACCGAAGCCTGCATCCGTGTGTCTGACGATTCGCCCCTGGATGTCCAGTTTGAGATCTTCGATTCCGCCGGCCAGGTAAACACTCACCCGGCATGTCGTATCCAGGATTGGCCGCTTGTCTGTCTTAACAAATACGCCTCGCTGGCTCAAATCCTTTGAATTGGCTGAAAGCTGGGTCTCTTGTCCGGACTCTTCAAGCATATGAATTTCGATTTTAGTTATAAAATCTACCCTGGAATATTTTCGTCTGTCGTCTTTGTCTGAAATGCCCAATGCAATGTCACTCCATGCTAAAGATCTAAACTGCTGTGTTTAATAATTCCCTGAAAAGAGATTAGCATAATTCATTTTCAGGCTCAAGCCATTAAAAATCATCCGGCAGGTCATGATCTGCCACCCGCAGGAAAATATTTACCACATCGGGGTCAAACTGAGTCCCTGAATTTTTAATTATGATGTCAAGAACAACTTTTTTATCCATTTTTTTCCGGTAGGCCCTGTCCGATGCCATGGCGTCATAACTGTCGGCAACGGATAGAATCCTTGCAAGCTTAGGGATCTGTTCTCCTTTAAGACCGTCGGGATATCCCGTACCGTCGAATCGTTCGTGATGATGCCGGATAATCTGCGCTTCCCTGCCCCACAGACCCAGTTTGCTTATGATATCAGCACCTATGGTAGGATGCTCTTTTATTTTTTCGTATTCATCTCCGCTGAGGCGTCCAGGCTTTAAAAGAATGTCGTCTCTGATACCAATTTTACCGATATCATGAAGGCTGCCTGCCACATTGATCATGTCCAGTTCCTCTTCAGTACACCCCATTTCTTCGGCAATCATATGGGCGACCCGGGCCACTCTGGTGGAGTGTTTGCGGGTATAAAGATCCCGGACCTCAAGGGCTGTAACAAATGCAAACAGGGTGGAAAACAGATTTTCATATATATTCTCATATAAGGCGATATTTTCAATGCCTGAGGCAGCTTTCTGGGTTATAAAGCTTAGGTAGTAAATATCCTGTTCGCCAAAAGATCTTGGTCCCTGAAAAATATATGCTGAGACGACGCCGAAAATTTTATCCCGGATTTTCAAAGGCGCCACCATAAAAGAGTGTACCTGTCCTTTCATTGATGGGATGCCCGAGGCGTCTGTAATAAGGCAGGGGTTCTGGTCACTGCCCAACGATTCTATGATGAATGTTTTTTCCTGTTCTGGAATATCTGCGCAATAGATGGCCGGATTTTTATTATTTTCCGCACCAGCTCTGTCCACAAGGACCAGGGAGTTATCCTGTTCTGAGTAGACATGAAAAAATACCAGGTCTGACCTGAGTTCTTCAACACCCAGCCGTACAACCTTGTTAAAAATTTCGTAGCTGGAATCAATGGCGGCAAAATCTTCCATAACCCGGTTTAAGGTATTGACCTCCTCCACCTTTTTAACCAGTTCAATGTTGAGCTGGCGCAGCCGCTCCCGACGTTCCACCTCCTCCTTCAGGATCAGGTTTTCAACAAAGAGACCGCGTTCGCGAAGCACTCTGCGAAGGGTCAACTCCATCTGCTCAAGGTTCACCGGCTTGATCAGGTAATCCACAACTCCGTTTTTCAATGTCTGGATCGTATTATCAAGGGAAGGATACCCTGTCATCACCACAACGGGTAATGTGTTTTCAATGTGGCGGATACGTTCGGCAAGTTCAAGCCCGTCCATTACGGGCATATTGATATCGGTAAAAATACAGTCTATTTTTTCCCGGTTAACAATTTCCAGGGCTTTTGCCCCGTTTTCTGCAGTATATACCTGATAACCTTTTCTTTCAAAAAATCCTTCTGTGACATCCAGTATGCCATCCTCGTCGTCCACCACCAGGATTTTAATACGGTTCTTGTCCATCCACCTCAACCTGTTGTTAATCGGAATTTATCTAAAATTTATGTGTATATGAAACGCCATATTATATCAACAAAAATCAAATTGTCCAAGATTCCGGTGATGTCCACGCAAAGAGAATTTAATCCAATTTTTTTTGATATCTTGAGAATAATGTTCTTGATATAAATAAAAATAACGAATATTATTCTGCATAATTGCGATTTATATGATGAGTTTAGCATAAATTGAATATTATTGTCATGGATAAAACTGATCTGGAAATTTTAAAAATTTTACAAGAAAAAGCCAGAATCCCCAATGTGGAGGTTTCCAGAACCATTGGCATGGCTCCTTCCGCAGTGCTTGAGCGCATTAAAAAACTGGAGGCAAAACAGATCATCCAGGGTTACGAGGTGCGCTTGAACCCAGATATATTCGACTGTGCCATGACCGCCTTCGTCAGTATCCAGGTGACCCGTCCGTCTGAGATCCGGGAGACCGGGGAACAGCTGGCAACCATTGAACAGATCCAGGAAGTCCATTACCTGGCGGGTGGAGATACCCTGATGATTAAAATAAAGGCGTCGGGCAACAAAGAGCTCGAAGAACTGATACAAACCCGGATCGCCGATATGGATAGCGTAAAAACAACCCAGACATTTATAGCACTTTCCACATTTAAGGAGAGTGCAAAGATCAAATTACCGGATG is drawn from uncultured Desulfobacter sp. and contains these coding sequences:
- a CDS encoding Lrp/AsnC family transcriptional regulator, translated to MDKTDLEILKILQEKARIPNVEVSRTIGMAPSAVLERIKKLEAKQIIQGYEVRLNPDIFDCAMTAFVSIQVTRPSEIRETGEQLATIEQIQEVHYLAGGDTLMIKIKASGNKELEELIQTRIADMDSVKTTQTFIALSTFKESAKIKLPDEI
- a CDS encoding chemotaxis protein CheX, translated to MAFVAITAGKPYVKKDNIAVGDVTGVIGLTGVAQGTIAVTFEEQCILTIVSNMFGEKMEELNEDIADAVGELTNMISGQARRELDEIGKVFKAAIPTVVTGKKHSIRHYGDGPKIAIPFQTDGGNFTIEVCFDR
- a CDS encoding sigma-54 dependent transcriptional regulator; its protein translation is MAQATAPKRTQTVDAPFKEITGFDRSGIAGVSKSLMAVLDRVRKVARSDSSVLITGESGTGKELIARAIHKNSARKDGPMVVINCGAIPSELLESELFGHEKGAFTGAHRSRTGRFEIADKGTIFLDEIGDMSPDLQVKLLRALQERRFERVGGTQTIEVDIRVISATNKNLTVAIENSEFREDLYYRLNVIPIKISPLRERPEDIMPLVEHFQSSLARRNSEYIPKIFPDLVKQVLGTYEWPGNIRELENLVERLSVLVEEDTISISDLPDCITGTGTDVTPAGVAQVFKNNIGFNEAVELYQKSLIVHALNETGWVKAKAAEMLKMNRTTLVEKIKKMDIEPENEMPVF
- a CDS encoding HD domain-containing phosphohydrolase; protein product: MDKNRIKILVVDDEDGILDVTEGFFERKGYQVYTAENGAKALEIVNREKIDCIFTDINMPVMDGLELAERIRHIENTLPVVVMTGYPSLDNTIQTLKNGVVDYLIKPVNLEQMELTLRRVLRERGLFVENLILKEEVERRERLRQLNIELVKKVEEVNTLNRVMEDFAAIDSSYEIFNKVVRLGVEELRSDLVFFHVYSEQDNSLVLVDRAGAENNKNPAIYCADIPEQEKTFIIESLGSDQNPCLITDASGIPSMKGQVHSFMVAPLKIRDKIFGVVSAYIFQGPRSFGEQDIYYLSFITQKAASGIENIALYENIYENLFSTLFAFVTALEVRDLYTRKHSTRVARVAHMIAEEMGCTEEELDMINVAGSLHDIGKIGIRDDILLKPGRLSGDEYEKIKEHPTIGADIISKLGLWGREAQIIRHHHERFDGTGYPDGLKGEQIPKLARILSVADSYDAMASDRAYRKKMDKKVVLDIIIKNSGTQFDPDVVNIFLRVADHDLPDDF
- a CDS encoding PilZ domain-containing protein, with the translated sequence MGISDKDDRRKYSRVDFITKIEIHMLEESGQETQLSANSKDLSQRGVFVKTDKRPILDTTCRVSVYLAGGIEDLKLDIQGRIVRHTDAGFGVAFESMDVDTYTHLKTLVLYNTKNSD
- a CDS encoding response regulator, whose product is MDTSIKVLIVDDFATMRRILKNILKQLGFKNLVEADDGTTAWEILERQEIDLIISDWNMPKMTGLELLKKVRASTQYKKAPFLMVTAEAQKQNVIEAVQAGVSNYVVKPFTAEAISDKLAKILK